The Dendropsophus ebraccatus isolate aDenEbr1 chromosome 11, aDenEbr1.pat, whole genome shotgun sequence genomic interval ctataaggtagggggggaagagggggacgatctataaggggggaccatctataagggagggggagagggaagagggggaccatctataggggggggaaggggaccatctataagggaggggggaaagagggggaccatctataaggggggccatctataagggagggggaaagagggggaccatctataaggggggaccatctataagggaggggcgggagggggactgtctataagggggggggaagagggggaccatctataagagggggaccatctataagggagggggaaagagggggaccatctataagggggcatctataagggaggggggagagggggaccatgtataagggggggagggggaccatctataagggagaggggaccatctataagggagggggagagggggaccatctataagggagaggggaccatctataagggaggggaaagagggggaccatctataagggaggggggagagggggaccatctataaggggggggggagagggggaccatctataagggggggggggaccatctataagggggggaagagggggaccatctataaggggggaagagggggaccatctcctaaaagatcagcaccctcctctcctgacatcctctgtgctgctgtgacctctcctaaaagatcagcaccctcctctcctgacatcctctgtgctgctgggacttctcctataggattagcaccctcctctcctgacatcctctgtgctgctgggacctctcctataggattagcaccctcatctcctgacatcctctgtgctgctgggacctctcctataggattagccccctcctctcctgacatcctctgtgctgctgggacctctcctataggattagccccctcctctcctgacatcctctgtgctgctaagacctctcctataaagtcagccccctcctctcctgacatcctctgtgcagaaagggaccaaacattatgtttattggggacagcagtggggggggggggggcagtagtggattataatgtgggcggattgacggggggggggggggggcgtcattctatagttcgcctcgggcagcagagaggctagaatcacccctggatccagcccatgttcattatacacacaggtggggaacaggaagcaatctgcctggagcattcctaatgatgaggagggcggggaggaaggacatatactaatgtaagccccggccgttagacacagcactgcaggattaaaagttgttttaggacaataactgcatcacttgccgaacggaccccaggacagatcttggattaaaaactgactgtacaagtggtttgggggggggggggggggggtcagattgtgggtacagagtcactttaagagtgatttggagtacaagcacggtcctggaacgcattatgctcgtaatccaaggcaccactgtatatttatgtTGCATGTCCAGTATATTAAACCACTAAAATCTCTCCCAAGAATTAACACACAGATTAAAATACCAGTTTGCATTTATTTTTCTCATTGTACAtgtgtttatttttctttctttatttatttttttttacatttgaagaGTCACACGGCAAACTTTTACAGGCAGTCAGGCAGAAAACAGAATACAAAACCAGACGGACAAACAAAAAGTTATTTTACAATTAGAAGCTTTATTTTTATAAAGGAATTTTAAAAGGCAGAAATGTGGAACACAAGCTGAAGGTCTCGAGTAGATAAAGCTAGTCTGAATTATTCCTGTACAAAGCATgaccacaaataaaaaaaaatcagtagacAAAGCACAGAGACAGGTGGGTTCTGCAAATTGGTAAATCCATCTATCAAAAATGCTGGTGTATAATGTGTGCGTTACTTAGCaatagtgtgtgggggtggggggggggttgttcactaaagtataatttaatatactatgtaaaaaaaaaattgatctccTCCATTCTTATGTAGAATAACCTGCTGGTAGATTAACCACAAACACAAAGTACATGGTTTCCGTTGTGCCTTATTACAAGGACAATGGGGCTTGTCTCTAACCCCACTAATCCCTAATATTATTCCGATACACGCTTGTATTACATGAATATAAAACAATCCCCTTGTGCAGTGATATGTCCCTGGTTCCCACTAAGAGCCAAGTAAGTGTTCACTCAATCACGTTTAGTAGAAGCTTATAGGAGTATAGGCTGAAATAGCGGGTACACGGAGACGGTGCGATTTTGGCACACATTCTAAGAAGTGAGCGATGGGCAGAGGGCTGGGGCGggggcaggaaggggggggggacaggaaacAAACCGGGCAGAGGGCTGGGGCGGGGGGCAGGAAACAAACCGGGAAGAGTTCAACAAGCTCCATGTGAAAGCTTAACGTCCTGTCCTACTTCTAGACTGTGAAGCCCTCTCGGTATGGGGGCATGTTTCAAGTGGTACACGGTAATCTTGTGACATGTGGGCATGTTCGAACACAACAATGGCTCCTTGTTATGTCTGAACTATTATAATCACGAGAAGATTACTATGAAATATACAAAACTAACATTGTCAGTAGAGTTTTCAGAAACATTCTGTgggtcaaaagaaaaaaaaaaaaaagcatatttatAGGGAAGGGCATATAAAATCCTTAGCAGAAGTGACGGGTATGTGTAATGTGAGAAGACTGAAAGAAGTCATGTTAAGTAGCAAGGATAGTCAGCTGGGCGAAAGATGTGACATCACTAGAGCTGGGAAAACATAACGGTGCGCAGAGACAAGAAGGTGCACAGAGACTATGACCTGGGGAACAGGATAGTGCAACTTGCTTATTGATCATATTGTGCTATGCAAGTACAGCAGACCCATTCTTCCTTATTCCAGTGTTACTCCCATGCCGCTCATCGTAGCCATTTTAGAAGGGGataaccaaaacaaaaaaaaacagatcaaaaaaggttctaaaaaaaaaaaaattatggcacaggaaaaaaaaaaaaaaaaaaatatcaaactcCCAGAATCCCACATGTGCTTTTCACTTCAAAAACAAGACTGTTTAGGGATATAGACTATGGGTAGAGAAGGAGGCACTGCAAGTACATTCGATGCTTCCTGAAGACTTTCCTACAATCTCACTTGTGCCAGACTCTAGATAGACGTTTATGTGgagaaacaaatgaaacaaaaccATTGATACATACATTTACAGTACAAACGGTGCATATAGCTCTCTGCTGCTGAAGTCTCTGGCATTGTACGGCAGGTGGTGCAGCAGCAGAAGAGGCTACTCGCTTTGTTCTTCTATTCTTCTTTCCAGAAAGGTTCTAGGGCTTCACTTATAGGATGGAGCAGCGTTGTTTCTTCCTATGCTTTCGGACTTGCAGTGCTGCCCGTGTTGCCATTTCAAACACTTCCCGGACTCCATCCTTTGTCTTAGCCGAACATTCGAGGTAACCAAAGGCATTTATTCTATTAGCCATTTCTCTGCCATCTTCTGGCTTGACTGGCTCCTATAGAGACAccaaaaaatgaattttctgCCATCTCTGAACAGTACACATGTACACTCCCCCCTTATCAAGTTTTCTTCACGAGTTACGCATACTCATCTGCTATACAGGGGTGAAGTTTGGGGTAATCTACAAATACAGATCTGTTACAGAGGGTTTCCAGGCTTTTGTAGAGTTTGTTCACTGTCGGGGAAGGAGAGTCTGCTCTGCACATAACAGATGAGACTAGTGACTGGCTGCACTGGCCCCTCGTAGGGATGTTTTTGGCACTACTAAGCAGTGCAACGCTGAACCAGAAGTAACAGAGGGTAAGAACTCTAATCTGTACAGAaattgtgtaatacagccctaacttgtatccaggtccagactcctgaaggcagcttttaagGCTTGTGTTggttggagaagaaaaaaaaaaaaaaaaaaaaaaaaaagactaaaaacgCAGAAAGTCTCGGCCAGTACAGATTGATGGACCCATTAAGTTGTGACAGTCAAATTACttactgtgtttagtctctttttaccagcacaagactaaaaagctgccttcaagagactggacctggatacaagtaagtataggtttgttttacagcatgataaaaataaaaaaataaattgcaaacaTAATTTAAATTATTAGTTTATTATAAACTGTTATTACATTATGGAGGTAGAGTGTGTGTGCGCACGTGTGTTTTTATTGTTGTATATTGGAGAAGCTCTGGGGCAATTTAATGAAAAGGTAGACTAGAGTCCGTCTTTACGTTTTTAGGCACTACATATGGAAGGAAATCTCCCAAACATGAAAGTAAAAAAGGACTGTTTGCAATCATCAATGCAAAAATTCTACAATATTATattgttatcattattattatcattattaagataataaaaataaataaaaaataaataaataataataatattccaaTGTATCTGTCTAGTAAATTGTTTGCATAGTCTtggttatctatctatatacaatgAGTATAGTAGTGAGTGTTGCTTTTGCTTTTGACATTACAATAGATGTCACTGATGCCGGAGTGGGCTGGAATACCACCTGGACAGAACTGCAATACAGATATGTCTGTCTGGAAGACATGGGATGGCTGCTTCTCCGGTAATAACAGCTGATCCGCACATGCTAAGGGACAGAAGCGTTGCCCAAACCAGATAAAGAATTATATTTAGCATTTTAATATTCAGTCTTTTCTTACTTGTTTCATCTTTGTAAGTTCCCTTCGGGTGTGTTCATCGTTTCTAAGATCTTTTTTGTTCCCTACTAGAATGATGGGAACATTAGGGCAGAAATGTTTTACTTCAGGAGTCCACTTCTCTGGAATGTTCTCTGTTTTAAAGAAAACATCATTAGAAAACATGTGCGGCAAGTAAAACCTATACATAGGCAAGATAAAGGCTCATAGGCTTATTCCTGCTGTATGTGCCGTGTCAGAGAGTAGCCAACACACAGACTATGTAAAGCTCAAAAGGTAAGACTGTTAAGGCCCCATACACATCAATAACCGATGGCCAAAGGATTGTCTGACCGTCAGTTATGTTGCCTGTCCAATGCCTGTCTTCCGCATACACAAATATTGGGCACAGCCGAACGTGCCTGGGTTCTCTATAGGTAGACCCCaatgttggtggtggtggttctAGAAGACACCCAAACACCTTATATTAATGGCTGAATCCACTGCGACTGCCGATCAAAGTGTGTAGGGACCTTTACACTGCTTGGAGAGGTGGCAATCTCAACCAGCCCAATGGGGATAGTGGTGTATGGGAGTCAATCTATCCATCTACAcgagaaagcaaaagaaacaaacatacacTTTCTGGTAAGCCTTgaataagggccatattacacggcacaattTGTAGAAGGAAGCGAGTGCCGACCCGTCAGGTCAGCGATCGCTTTCTCCTCATTTCCcacttgctgcctgtgctgttacatgcacagacagcaagcgggggaGGGGGTTGTTGGGAGAAAGCGGGGGTCTGCtgttgccgccgctcctattgcacagagcaaTGGACAGAAGGCCGTTGCTGTTGTGACCAATCATGATGATTTAGGGTtcagagtagagatgagagaacctggagcatgctcgagtcgatccgaacccgaacgttcagcatttgattagcggtggctgctgaagttggataaagccctaaggctatgtggaaatcatggatatagtcattggctgtatccatgttttccagacaaccttagagctttatccaagttcagcagccgcagctaatcaaatgctgaacgttcgggttcggatggactcaaacccgaacccggttcgctcatctctagttcagaGTTAGAATAATGATATGAAGCATGCTGCAGTGCTTCAGACCATCTAAACTGCCTGTTTGCCACTGTCTCCATCTCcccaaaattgtgttttattcctCCCTGCAATATATGCAAATCAGccctaactagtcatgtgggcgttgtCTCTCCACTCAACTAGTCACAGCTCCAGGGCTGTAATCCCTCCCCTCCACACTGTAATGCCACCTCT includes:
- the RHOC gene encoding rho-related GTP-binding protein RhoC → MAAIRKKLVIVGDGACGKTCLLIVFSKDQFPEVYVPTVFENYIADIEVDGKQVELALWDTAGQEDYDRLRPLSYPDTDVILMCFSIDSPDSLENIPEKWTPEVKHFCPNVPIILVGNKKDLRNDEHTRRELTKMKQEPVKPEDGREMANRINAFGYLECSAKTKDGVREVFEMATRAALQVRKHRKKQRCSIL